The proteins below come from a single Halothiobacillus neapolitanus c2 genomic window:
- a CDS encoding CHASE domain-containing protein yields the protein MNQAPIIPFISLKSKWPVFWPLFWLVVAYVIGGKLSTLLAINPGYAAPLFLPAGIAIAAVFLGGIRFLPGVFIGAAILNVWIGLDASNPVYWQVAVSAFLIALASTLQAGVGGLVFRRLAERSDLTQGASRSFLLTVLQLTPLICLIGSSVAVSGLWAIGSIESTSVQTNGFYWWTGDMLGVVVMFPLVLTTLSGPRKQWSKRAFTITLPVLLVLVSGLVGLYFMQNAALNNAQLRLADEFGKQSQKIRLRIEQRLNAYEQVLRGLRGLEAASNSLTRQQFNAYVSALDLGQHYPGFLAVGFAPWVSQSKAAGLTQSIRQSGFPTFEILPPGSRAQYAPIVYLEPFSGRNLRAFGYDLYTEPVRRAAMDQARDLNQVVMSGKVRLVQENGQQEQSGVLLFLPEYRHGKVPQTINERRLQLAGWVYAAFRMNDLMNGLLGDQQDDFGLAIFDGTTPAAENLLYQSDTAKPAVNQAAFDYTRTVDIAHRSWTIQIVSLPAFDQQLNTQTVDLIRFGGLGTTLLLALMVWQLASGRERAVKIAHNMTREMKQKQQQLVEAQRIAHIGSWERDLRTGTLVWSDELYRILALDPQAAGSVHTQLLRWVHPDDRRMVAEACQQLEQDGTPFFLEHRLLLPGDVIKYVRQSGEQFTDDEGVALKIIGTLQDITTQKQAQAAVEQMAHYDALTQLPNRALFFDRLRMVLTQSKRNKRPLALFYMDLDGFKHVNDSLGHQAGDLLLIAVADRLRQIVRASDTVARLGGDEFTVILPDLRQPEDAIKVAENIIQSIEQPFMIEGRIVEIGISIGITHCVENRFKEDELVQLADQAMYEAKQAGKNTYRVRIGANRPH from the coding sequence ATGAACCAAGCGCCCATCATTCCGTTCATCTCGCTCAAAAGTAAATGGCCTGTATTTTGGCCCTTATTCTGGCTGGTGGTCGCGTATGTCATAGGTGGCAAGTTGAGCACGCTGCTTGCCATCAATCCGGGTTATGCAGCACCTTTATTCTTACCGGCGGGTATCGCCATTGCTGCCGTGTTTCTCGGTGGCATACGCTTCTTGCCTGGGGTATTTATCGGTGCTGCGATCCTGAATGTCTGGATCGGTCTGGATGCATCGAATCCGGTGTATTGGCAGGTGGCGGTAAGCGCGTTTCTGATTGCGCTCGCCTCGACACTACAAGCCGGTGTCGGTGGGCTGGTTTTTCGCAGGCTCGCGGAGCGCAGCGACTTAACACAGGGAGCCTCACGATCATTCCTTCTAACCGTTTTGCAGCTGACGCCGCTGATTTGCCTTATCGGTTCGAGCGTGGCGGTGTCTGGCCTGTGGGCCATCGGCTCGATTGAGTCGACTTCGGTTCAAACCAACGGCTTCTACTGGTGGACGGGCGATATGCTCGGTGTGGTGGTGATGTTTCCGCTGGTGTTGACCACCCTCTCGGGCCCGCGCAAGCAATGGTCCAAGCGCGCATTCACCATCACCCTGCCGGTCTTGCTGGTGTTGGTCAGTGGTCTGGTGGGGCTGTATTTTATGCAGAATGCGGCCCTGAACAATGCGCAGTTAAGGCTTGCGGACGAGTTCGGCAAACAAAGCCAGAAGATCCGGCTGCGGATTGAACAGCGGTTGAACGCGTATGAGCAGGTGCTGCGCGGTTTGCGCGGGCTCGAAGCGGCTTCCAATTCACTGACCCGCCAGCAGTTCAATGCCTATGTGTCCGCGCTGGATCTTGGCCAGCACTATCCGGGTTTCCTGGCGGTGGGCTTCGCGCCTTGGGTCAGCCAGAGCAAAGCCGCCGGCCTAACGCAATCGATCCGCCAGAGCGGTTTTCCTACCTTCGAAATCCTTCCACCCGGCAGCCGTGCCCAATACGCACCCATCGTGTACCTTGAACCGTTTTCAGGTCGAAATCTGCGGGCCTTTGGCTATGACCTGTATACCGAACCCGTTCGGCGTGCAGCAATGGATCAGGCCCGTGATCTCAATCAGGTCGTCATGTCGGGCAAAGTTCGACTGGTGCAGGAAAATGGCCAGCAAGAGCAGTCCGGCGTTCTGCTGTTCTTGCCGGAATACCGCCACGGCAAGGTGCCGCAAACCATTAATGAGCGCCGTCTTCAGCTCGCCGGCTGGGTTTATGCGGCCTTTCGTATGAACGATCTGATGAACGGTTTGCTCGGCGATCAACAAGACGATTTCGGCCTTGCGATTTTTGATGGTACCACCCCGGCCGCCGAAAACCTTTTGTATCAGAGCGATACGGCCAAGCCCGCGGTAAACCAGGCCGCATTCGACTACACCCGAACGGTGGATATCGCCCATCGGAGCTGGACGATTCAAATTGTTTCGCTACCCGCCTTCGATCAACAGCTCAACACTCAAACAGTCGATCTGATTCGGTTTGGTGGGCTGGGCACCACCCTGCTGCTGGCGCTGATGGTCTGGCAATTGGCCAGCGGGCGCGAGCGAGCGGTCAAAATCGCACACAATATGACCCGCGAAATGAAGCAAAAACAACAGCAGTTGGTCGAAGCGCAACGAATCGCGCACATCGGTAGCTGGGAACGTGACCTGCGCACTGGGACGTTGGTCTGGTCGGACGAGCTGTACCGAATTCTGGCGCTTGATCCGCAAGCGGCGGGTTCCGTTCATACCCAATTGCTGCGCTGGGTGCACCCCGATGACCGCCGCATGGTGGCAGAAGCCTGCCAGCAGCTTGAGCAGGACGGCACGCCCTTTTTTCTCGAACACCGGCTGCTGCTTCCGGGCGACGTGATCAAATATGTGCGCCAATCCGGCGAGCAATTCACTGATGATGAAGGGGTTGCCTTAAAGATCATCGGCACGCTTCAGGACATCACCACTCAAAAACAGGCACAGGCCGCAGTCGAGCAGATGGCGCACTATGATGCCTTGACCCAACTACCCAACCGGGCGCTGTTTTTCGATCGCCTGCGCATGGTCTTGACCCAATCGAAGCGGAACAAAAGGCCACTGGCACTATTTTATATGGATCTCGATGGCTTCAAGCACGTGAATGATTCGCTCGGGCATCAAGCCGGTGATCTCCTCTTGATCGCCGTGGCGGACCGGCTCAGGCAAATCGTTCGGGCCTCCGATACGGTCGCGCGGCTCGGTGGGGACGAGTTCACGGTGATTCTGCCCGACCTGCGACAGCCAGAAGACGCGATCAAGGTCGCCGAAAACATCATTCAGTCGATTGAACAACCCTTCATGATTGAGGGGCGTATCGTGGAGATCGGCATCAGTATCGGCATCACGCATTGCGTTGAAAATCGCTTTAAGGAAGACGAACTGGTTCAACTGGCCGATCAAGCCATGTACGAGGCCAAACAGGCGGGGAAAAACACCTATCGTGTCCGGATTGGAGCGAATCGCCCCCATTGA
- a CDS encoding DUF2058 domain-containing protein → MAESLFDQLKKSGLVSEQKAKQAKKAKGKAQFQQTKQSKAQKSQEALPSASDDPVARAAEEKAERARQLNLERQQQLAKKAMQAEVRQIIESNRLSGYEGSVRYHFADNGTVKTLGVNHQTHQRLGCAQVRIARFDGGYALIPAIAAEKIEQRDPDVLIAVPQAEAALSKEEKDYYAQFDVPDDLMW, encoded by the coding sequence ATGGCAGAGTCCTTATTCGATCAACTGAAAAAATCGGGCCTTGTGAGCGAGCAAAAAGCAAAGCAAGCCAAAAAAGCCAAGGGCAAGGCCCAGTTTCAGCAAACCAAACAGAGCAAAGCGCAAAAGAGCCAAGAAGCCTTGCCCAGCGCAAGCGATGACCCAGTGGCCAGAGCCGCCGAGGAAAAAGCCGAACGAGCCCGGCAACTGAATCTGGAACGGCAACAACAGCTTGCGAAGAAGGCCATGCAGGCCGAAGTGCGGCAGATCATCGAATCCAACCGCTTAAGCGGTTATGAGGGTTCCGTCCGCTATCATTTTGCCGATAACGGCACAGTGAAAACATTGGGCGTAAACCACCAAACGCATCAGCGATTGGGTTGCGCACAGGTTCGCATTGCCCGGTTTGATGGCGGCTATGCCCTGATTCCTGCCATTGCTGCGGAAAAGATCGAGCAGCGCGATCCCGACGTATTGATTGCAGTGCCGCAAGCCGAAGCAGCGCTCTCAAAAGAAGAAAAGGATTACTACGCCCAATTCGATGTGCCGGATGATCTGATGTGGTGA